The Corynebacterium poyangense genome includes a window with the following:
- a CDS encoding type B 50S ribosomal protein L31, whose amino-acid sequence MKKDIHPDYHPVVFQDASTGHKFLTRSTVTSPRTIEWEDGNEYPLIVADVTSESHPFWTGAQRVMDTAGRVEKFQRRFGGMARRKKKNS is encoded by the coding sequence ATGAAGAAGGACATTCACCCGGATTACCATCCGGTCGTTTTCCAGGATGCGAGTACTGGGCATAAGTTCCTTACTCGCTCCACTGTGACTTCCCCTCGCACCATTGAGTGGGAGGATGGCAATGAGTACCCGTTGATCGTGGCTGATGTCACCAGCGAATCTCACCCGTTCTGGACTGGTGCCCAGCGTGTCATGGATACGGCTGGTCGGGTCGAGAAGTTCCAGCGTCGTTTCGGTGGGATGGCCCGCCGTAAGAAGAAGAACTCTTAA
- a CDS encoding RtcB family protein encodes MEIFATKLDDNVLEQAKQLEAMPFIHPHVALMPDAHYGLGSSIGTVFGTLQAVIPSAVGVDIGCGMIGVRTGFSASDLKGRNLEKLRSAIEATIPLSPGNYNSWQLRESADHRCRELHQLALDTEVDLSHSPKWRQQLGSLGGGNHFIELCLDETERVWMFLHSGSRGVGNKIARKHIAVAQRLCAKWYIDLPHRDLAYLVEGTEEFDAYLRDLHWAQTFAWMNREEMMDRFADALTDFMDSPVREEERINCHHNYTTKEVHYGKKVWITRKGAIRAEAGTSALIPGSMGTASYVVEGLGYPPALHSAPHGAGRLLSRREAKKRFNAADLDARMSGIVYRPGEEFVDEIPDAYKDIDEVIAASAQLVKVRHTLHQVLNIKGT; translated from the coding sequence ATGGAAATCTTCGCCACCAAGCTCGACGACAATGTTCTTGAGCAGGCGAAACAACTGGAAGCTATGCCTTTCATCCATCCGCATGTCGCCCTCATGCCCGACGCTCACTATGGGTTAGGTTCCTCTATCGGCACCGTGTTTGGCACGCTTCAAGCAGTCATCCCCAGTGCCGTGGGAGTAGACATTGGGTGCGGGATGATCGGTGTTCGAACTGGTTTTTCTGCCTCAGATCTCAAGGGAAGAAACCTTGAGAAATTAAGAAGCGCCATCGAAGCCACTATTCCGTTATCCCCCGGAAACTACAACTCATGGCAACTGCGAGAAAGCGCGGACCACCGCTGTCGAGAACTGCATCAGTTAGCACTTGACACCGAGGTGGATTTGTCCCACTCCCCCAAGTGGCGGCAGCAACTAGGTAGTTTGGGCGGAGGAAACCACTTCATCGAACTCTGTCTTGATGAAACTGAGCGAGTATGGATGTTCCTGCATTCAGGTTCTCGTGGCGTCGGAAATAAGATAGCCCGCAAGCACATCGCTGTAGCTCAAAGGTTATGCGCAAAGTGGTATATCGATCTTCCTCATCGAGATTTGGCCTACCTGGTAGAGGGCACCGAAGAATTCGACGCCTATCTGCGGGACCTCCACTGGGCGCAGACTTTCGCGTGGATGAACCGGGAAGAAATGATGGACCGCTTTGCCGATGCATTAACTGACTTCATGGATAGCCCGGTACGTGAAGAAGAGCGCATCAACTGCCACCACAACTACACAACAAAAGAAGTCCACTATGGAAAGAAGGTGTGGATAACCCGGAAAGGAGCCATCCGAGCAGAAGCTGGGACTTCGGCTCTTATCCCGGGATCTATGGGAACAGCTTCCTATGTTGTTGAAGGCTTAGGATACCCGCCAGCTTTACATTCTGCACCGCATGGAGCTGGACGGCTCCTTAGCCGCAGGGAAGCTAAGAAGCGGTTTAATGCCGCAGACCTTGATGCGCGAATGAGTGGTATTGTCTACCGCCCTGGGGAGGAATTTGTAGATGAAATCCCTGATGCCTACAAGGACATTGATGAGGTTATTGCCGCATCAGCACAACTAGTCAAGGTGCGGCATACCCTCCACCAGGTGCTAAATATTAAGGGGACCTAG
- the rpsR gene encoding 30S ribosomal protein S18, with the protein MKRNNHRKARMEQSHRPKKNPLKMEGIEKVDYKDIKTLRLFISDRHKIRSRRVTGLTPKQQREVATAVKNAREMALLPFTTR; encoded by the coding sequence ATGAAGCGCAATAATCATCGTAAGGCGCGGATGGAACAATCCCACCGCCCGAAGAAGAACCCCCTCAAAATGGAGGGCATTGAGAAGGTAGACTACAAGGACATCAAAACCCTTCGTTTGTTCATCTCTGATCGACACAAGATCCGTTCCCGTCGCGTCACCGGGTTAACTCCGAAGCAACAGCGCGAAGTTGCTACCGCTGTGAAGAACGCACGCGAAATGGCTCTCCTGCCGTTCACTACCCGCTAA
- the rpmB gene encoding 50S ribosomal protein L28, with product MSAICQVTGRKPGFGKSVSHSHRRTSRRWNPNIQRRRFYLPSEGRTITLNVSTKGLKVIDRDGIEAVVARIRARGEKI from the coding sequence ATGTCGGCTATTTGCCAGGTAACGGGACGCAAGCCGGGTTTCGGCAAGTCTGTCTCGCACTCGCACCGCCGTACGTCGCGCCGTTGGAATCCCAACATTCAGCGCCGTCGGTTCTATCTGCCCTCTGAAGGGCGCACTATCACCCTGAACGTTTCGACGAAGGGCCTGAAAGTAATTGACCGCGATGGAATTGAAGCTGTCGTGGCTCGCATCCGGGCACGTGGGGAGAAGATCTAA
- the rpmG gene encoding 50S ribosomal protein L33, which produces MARNDVRPIIKLKSTAGTGYTYVTRKNKRNTPDRITIKKYDPVVRKHVEFREER; this is translated from the coding sequence ATGGCTCGCAATGACGTACGCCCAATTATCAAGCTGAAGTCCACTGCGGGTACTGGGTACACCTATGTCACCCGCAAGAACAAGCGCAATACCCCTGACCGGATCACCATCAAGAAATATGATCCGGTCGTCCGCAAGCACGTCGAATTCCGCGAGGAGCGATAG
- the rpmF gene encoding 50S ribosomal protein L32 codes for MAVPKRRMSRANTRTRRSQWKADNVALHEVKIDGQTVRIPRRLVKAAKLGLVDVEQF; via the coding sequence ATGGCAGTACCAAAGCGCCGTATGTCCCGTGCGAACACCCGCACTCGTCGGTCCCAGTGGAAGGCTGATAATGTCGCCCTCCACGAGGTGAAGATCGACGGTCAAACCGTGCGGATCCCTCGCCGGTTGGTGAAGGCCGCCAAGCTTGGCCTCGTTGACGTTGAACAATTCTAA
- the rpsN gene encoding 30S ribosomal protein S14 encodes MAKKSKIAKNEQRKEIVARYAERRNELKAIIKNPNSTDDERLDAQFELNRQPRDASPIRVRNRDSHDGRPRGYLRKFGLSRVRMREMAHRGELPGVRKSSW; translated from the coding sequence ATGGCGAAGAAGTCCAAGATCGCCAAGAATGAGCAGCGTAAGGAAATCGTCGCCCGCTATGCGGAGCGCCGTAACGAGCTCAAGGCTATTATCAAGAACCCGAACAGCACCGATGACGAGCGTCTGGATGCACAGTTTGAACTAAACCGCCAGCCGCGTGACGCCTCCCCTATTCGGGTGCGCAACCGCGACTCTCACGATGGCCGCCCTCGCGGCTATCTGCGTAAGTTCGGCCTGTCCCGTGTTCGTATGCGTGAGATGGCACACCGTGGTGAGCTGCCCGGTGTCCGGAAGTCAAGCTGGTAA